From one Sphingomonas xanthus genomic stretch:
- the infA gene encoding translation initiation factor IF-1, protein MAKEELLEMRGRVVELLPNAMFRVELENGHEILGHTAGKMRKNRIRVLTGDEVLVELTPYDLTKGRITYRFMPGRGGPGPSA, encoded by the coding sequence ATGGCCAAGGAAGAACTTCTGGAGATGCGCGGACGGGTGGTCGAACTGCTGCCCAATGCGATGTTCCGCGTCGAACTGGAGAATGGTCACGAGATTCTCGGCCACACCGCGGGCAAGATGCGCAAGAACCGTATCCGCGTGCTGACCGGCGATGAGGTGCTGGTCGAATTGACGCCCTACGACCTGACCAAGGGCCGCATCACCTATCGCTTCATGCCCGGCCGCGGAGGCCCCGGCCCCTCGGCCTAA
- a CDS encoding Maf family protein, with protein sequence MKLVLASASPRRLDLLARIGVTPDAVDPAHIDESVPAGELPRTHALRLAIEKAGAVAQRHPDALVLAADTVVAVGRRILPKVEDEETLRACMALLSGRRHRVLTGVALAIPGKPGRHRLVETMIAMKRLSPEEIDFYASHGEWHGKAGGYALQGYGEVYVRHIAGSYSNVVGLPLAETRLLLRSAGLPLA encoded by the coding sequence ATGAAGCTGGTCCTCGCCTCGGCGAGTCCCCGTCGCCTCGATTTGCTGGCCCGGATCGGAGTCACGCCCGACGCGGTCGATCCGGCGCATATCGACGAAAGCGTTCCCGCCGGGGAACTACCCCGTACCCACGCCCTGCGCCTTGCCATCGAAAAGGCCGGGGCGGTCGCTCAACGCCATCCCGATGCACTAGTGCTGGCTGCCGACACCGTCGTTGCGGTCGGCCGCAGGATCCTTCCCAAGGTCGAGGATGAGGAGACTTTGCGCGCGTGCATGGCGCTTCTGTCGGGTCGGCGCCATCGGGTGCTGACCGGCGTCGCGCTGGCGATACCGGGCAAGCCTGGGCGCCACCGGCTGGTGGAGACGATGATAGCGATGAAGCGGTTAAGCCCAGAAGAGATCGATTTTTACGCGTCGCACGGCGAATGGCATGGGAAAGCCGGGGGCTATGCGCTCCAAGGCTATGGCGAAGTCTATGTTCGCCACATCGCCGGAAGTTATTCAAACGTTGTAGGCCTTCCGCTGGCCGAGACTCGCCTGCTGCTCAGATCCGCGGGGCTCCCGCTTGCCTGA